The Streptomyces sp. NBC_00569 genomic sequence TTCGCGCAGCTTGCGGCGCAGCCGGCTCAGGTACTGATCGAGGGTGTTGTCGCTGACCTGCGCGCCGTCCGGCCACGCGGCCCTCACCAGGTCGCGCCGGCTCACGATGCTGCCGTATGCGCCGACGAGCGTCCCCAGCAGCCGGAACTCCGTCGGCGACAGGTCGACGTGGACGTCGCCCACCCTCGCACTGTGCCGGGTCGCATCCAGGACCATGTCTCCGGCCGCGGCCACGGCCGGCGGCCCGGCGCGTTTGAGCGCGGCCCGCAGCCGGGCGACGAGTTCGGCGAAATGGAACGGCTTGGGCAGATAGTCGTCAGCCCCGGCGGAGAACCCGGACAGCCGGTCGGTGAGGTGGTGGCGGGCCGTCAGGAAGATCACCGGGGCGGCAAAGCCGTTGGCACGCAGCGCCTGGCACACGTCCCGCCCGTCCGCGTCGGGCAGCCCCACGTCCAGCACGACCGCGGCGATGCTGTCGGTGGCCAGCCGCAGGGCGGTGGCACCGTCGGCGGCGAGCACCGGCGCGAAATCCTCGTCCAACAGGCCGCGGCGCAGCACATCACGCAAGGCGTGATCGTCCTCGACGACCAGGATCTTGTGGTGCATGGTCCTCCGTCGGATCTTCCGGCGATGGGTCGTGCTGCCGCGCCGGAGCAGCGCCCACCCAGCGACTACAGTTCTGTAGACGGTCTACTGAACTGTAGACGATGGTGGGGTGAGGTCCGTTGCGATGATGGGCGCAGGAGCCTCTATTCGGTGCGCAGGGCCGTCGAGGTTCGGGCCCTGGCGGCCCAACCGGCGGGCAGGAGCGCGCCCAGGGCGGCGATGAGCAGGCCGCCGAGTGCGAGCGGGAGCAGTTCGGCCCGGTGGTAGACGGCGATGACGGAATCGGGAAGGCGCAGTCCCACGCTGTCGCCCATCGCGGGGAGGACCCAGCCGTGCAGGGCCACGCCGAGCGGCACGCCCAGGGCACCCGCGGTCAGTCCGGTCACGACGACGGAGGTGATGACCATCGTCACGGTCTGCCGGGGGGTCATGCCAAGCGCTTTGTGGACTCCGATCTCGCGGACGCGCTCGCGGGTGTCGAGCAGCACGCCGTTCAGTACGCCGAGCGCGGCTACGGCTACGAGCATCATCGTGAGGATCAGCGACAGCGCGTTGAGTGTGACGACCATGTCGCCGCCGGCGTCGAGACCGCCGGCCCGGGCGGTGGCTCCCAGTGGTTCCAGGTCCTTGTTCAGCTCGGTGACATAGCCGTTCACGTCGGTGCCTGAGGTGACCGCGATGTGATGGCTCGTGTCCGTCAGGTCGGGGTGTGCGGCCGTGAGGGTAGCGACGTCGGTGAAGACCTGCATGCCGTCGTTGCGGGGGTCGAGGACCTCGCCGACGATCCGGACCGTGACCGGCTCGGTCAGGCCGGTGAGGGTGACGGTGTCGCCGATGCGGGCGCCGGTGGCGGCGAGGAAGGGGGTGGGGACCACGGCTTCGCCGGGGCTGTCGATCCAGCGGCCCGAGACCATCGTGTAGCCGCCCCAGGAAGAGTCGCCGGTGAAGGCGACCAGGTCGATGGTGCCGGTCAGGCCGGACACGGCCGCCCGTACTGTCGCGGCGCTGTAGTACCTCCCGGTTCCGGCGGCGGCCTCGACGGCCGCAGCGATCGCGGCGGGATCCGCCTCGGGCCGCTTCTGGGTCCCGGCGGGCCGGGGTCCGAAGTCCGGCAGAGGCGCGGGCACGACGACATCGGCGGCGTCATGGGCCTTGGCTTTCATCACCTGGCCGAGCGTGGCGCTCATCCCGACGGTGAAGGTGACGGCGATGGCGCCGAACAGGATCGCGGTGCCCATGGCCAGGGCTCGGGCGGGCCGCGCGAAGGGCCGGGCCAGGCCCAGGGCGACCGGCTGCGGCACCGGCAGCCGTCCGGCCAGGCGGGCCGCCCACCGGCCGCGCCCCGCCGAAGCGGTACGCCCGACGGCGAGCGCGTCGACCGTCCGCAGTCGCCCTGCCCGCCAGGCGCTCGCCCACGCGGTGGCCGCCACCAGACCGAGCACTCCAGCGATGACGGCCAGGTCGGCCCAGGGGGCGATGGCCAGGGACGAGGCACCGTAGACGTCCTCGGTCTCGGCCAGTACGGGCACGGCGAGCACGTGGCCGGCGATGACGCCGAGGGCCGCGCCGACGGCTGCCGGGATCAGCGCCTGGCCCACATAGGCCCGCACGACCTGGGCCGGAGTGAAGCCGACAGCCTTGAGGACGCCGATGCGGCGCGTTCCCTTGCCGACGGCCGAGGCGACGACGTTGCCGACGATGAGCGCCGACATCACCAGGCCCAGGGCGCCGAACGCGACGAGGAAGGGGACGTAGAGGGCGGTGTCGCGCTCGGCGGACTTCTTGACGGTGAGCCAGGACTGTTCGCCGAGGGCCGCTCCCGGCGGCAGGGATGCGGTCACGGCCTTGTCGCCCGCGGCGATCTGCGCGGCGGTGCCCGCGTCGGTGAAGCGGTAGAGCATCTGGTAGCCGCCGCTGCCGGGCGCGGTGAGCGCCGGCATCTGGGACGGCGCCACCCAGGCGTCTGCGGTCTGCGTGACCGAGCGGGCCACACCGACCACCGTCAGCGTCGGGCCGCCGGGCAGGTCAGGGAAGGTGACCTTCCGGCCCAGGGTCGGGATGAGCCAGGAGTCGGCGGACAGCACGACCTCGCCGGAGCGTGTGGCCCATCGCCCGTGGAGCAGCGCCAACTCGTCCACGTCCCGGCCGGGATCCCGCCGGCCGACCACAGTCATCGGCCAGCCGGGGCCCGACTCGTCCGCCTGCGGGGTGAGCGTCGCCGTACGGAACGGCCCGGACGCACCGCTCACCCTTTCGAGGTCCTTGGACCTCGAAAGCCGTCCGGCACTCACCTTGCCCGCATCGAACTGGACGGACAGATGCGCGCCGTGCTGCCGGGCGAAGGCGTCGTCGAAGGGCGCGCCGGAAACCACGAGCAGCGATCCGCCGAGGACGGAGGCGGCCACCGCCATCATGGTGGCGAGCCCGATCACCAGCGTCTGCACCCGGCGTCGTCCCACCCCCGAGCGCACCACTCTGCCGAGCGCGCTCATCGGACGGCCTGCGAGGCCAGGGTCTGCGACCGGACGTCTTCGGTGATCCGGCCGTCGGCGATCCGGACCGTACGGTGCGTGCAGGAGCGGGCCAGGGCCAGGTCGTGCGTGACGACGACGATGGTCTGGCCCTCGGCGTTGAGGCCGGCGAGCAGCTTGCTGACGTCCTGTCCGGCGGCCGTGTCCAGGGCTCCGGTCGGCTCGTCGGCCAGGAGCAGCGGCGGCCGGTTCATCAACGCCCGGGCCACTGCGACGCGCTGGCGCTCGCCGCCGGACAGCCGCCCAGGGTAGGCGCGGGCGTGCCGGTCGATGCCGAGGAGTTCCAGGAGTTCCGCCGTCCGGCGGTCCGCCTCGCCACGTGCCATGCGAGGCGCGCGGGCAGGGCGACATTGTCGGTGACGGTCAGATCGTCGAGCAGGTTGAAGAACTGGAAGACCATGCCGATCTTCGAGCGCCGGTAGAGCGCCGATCCGGCTTCGCCCAGCCGGTCCACCCGCACCCCGTCCACGGTGACGGTCCCCGTTTCGGGCCGGTCCAGGCCCGCGATCAGATTGAGCAGTGTGGACTTGCCGCTGCCGGAAGGGCCAAGGATCGCCACGGCCTCTCCGGGCTGCACATTCAGCGACACCTCGTGCAGGGCGGGCGGGCCGTCGTCGTACCGGCGGCTCACCTCACGCAGTTCGATCACCGGCAGGGCCATGAATGGCTCCTTGGGTACGGGCAGTTGGCTGCGAGAACGCTAGGAGCGGGCCCGGCCCGCACGCGTCGCCCGCCCGGACCCATTGCGGTACCGCGCTGGGATGAGCCCACAGCGCGTCATCCCTGCGATGTAGGCGGGTGATGTATCCGGTGCGGTGGGAATGGCCCCCGAGACGGACTCCGCGGGTCTGTGCGGCGGCGACAATGGACCGGTGACGGACGTACGTACGACGCTGGAGCGGCTGCGGGTGGCCGCCCACCAGACCCTCCGCGACGCCGGGCATCCGAGCGGTCCACCGCTGCGGCCCACGCGGCGCGCCTGGCAGTTCGACGCGCTGATGGCACTGGCACTCGGAATCGTCACCGTCTACTACGGCATCGACAACGCCGACAACGTCGTGGTGCGTGAGATCTCACCCGGCGTGGAGCGTGTCCTGCCGCGCCCGAACGGGCCCGGCGGCATGGCCTTCATGGTGACCCTCGCCGTCATCGCCTCGGGTGGCGTGGCACTGCGCCGCCGTTACCCGCTCGCCGTGCTGTGCGTCGTGACGGCCGCGACACTGGCGACACCGCAGAGCGTCCTGCGGCTGACCTTCTACGCGTTCGTCATCGCCGTCTACAGCGCCGCCGTCTACAGCCCGTACCGGGTGGCGGCCCTGGCGGCGCTACCGGTGTCGGTCCTCCTGGTCAGCACCGCGGGGAACTCGGTGACACCGATCGTCCCCAACGAATACATCGCCCTGCTGATCCTCGTCCCGATGGCCGTGGCCGCCGTCGGCCTGCGTACCTGGAAACTCCGCACCGACGAGAGCAGGACCCGGCTCGCCTCCCTGGAACGCGAACAGGCCGAGGCACTGCGCCGGGCCGTCGACCACGAGCGAGCGCGGATAGCCCGCGAACTACACGACGTCGTCACGCACAACGTCAGCGTGGTGATCATCCAGGCGGGCGCCGCCCGCAAGATCATGAAGACCTCCCCCGAGCAGGCCGGCGAGGCGCTGCTCGCTGTCGAGGCGGGCGGGCGAGCGGCCATGACCGAGCTGCGCCATGTCATGGGACTGCTCACCATGGCCGACGAGGGCGAGGAGAGGGGCGGAGGCCCGGACCTGGATGGTCCGGCGGCGGAGCTGTCCCCTCAACCCGGCCTGGACCAGCTGGAGATGCTGGTCGGACGGGTCCGGGCCACCGGACTGCACGTCGATCTGACCGTGACCGGCCCGCCCCAGCGGGCAGACGTAGATCGGCGTCGGGTTCCTCAGCGCCGCCCAGTCCGGCCCAAGGGGCAACCTGAACACACCTCCGCCCCGCGCTCCCGGCGCTCAGGACGGTCGCTGTGCGGCCGTCGGTTGCGCGCGAGAGCCCGGGGCGGGTGGTGTGTGTCGTGGTTCAGCAGTTGGGCAGCGGATTCGTCTCGCTGGAGATCGCGGTGTCCTTCATCCAGCCGTACTCCCCGTTGTCGGCGACCGTGAACTCCCAGCGGGTCGGGTGCGGTCCGCCCACCCAGTTCTGGCCGTCCATCTTGCAGAAGAACCAGCTTGGATTGGAGTTCATGTAGCCGACGATCCTGCTCGGATCGGGGTACTGCGTGCTCGCTCCCATCGTGCCGTAGACGGGTGCCCCCGACACGTTGTTGCACCACCAGCGTCCGCCGCTCTGCCAGCATCCGCCGGCCGCGCTCGCGGACGGCGCAACAGCTCCTGCCACGGTGACGGCGAGTGTGGCAGCGATCAGCACCGCACCCACTCTGCTCCTCCTACGCATGTGAATCCCCCGTAACTCCTTTTGTGCAGTGGGACGTTCACACCCACCGCGGGTACTCCCCCATGGCAACACGGTCGGACGTCCGCACTCAGGCACTTTCCACGAACATCACAAAACGCCCACAACCCTTGCGTCCCCGCGTTCTACACGAACCGCACCTCCGGATACCTCGACGAGGGACCGTCCAGGAAGTGACCGCCTGTGCGCCCACGAAGCCATCGGTCGAAGAACGCCGTGACATACGCCCGCTGCGCGGCGATCGCCCGCGCCGCCGGCACCGTCCCCACCAGGCCGGTCACCGTCTCGCCCGGCAGCCCCAACTGCCGGGCGATCTGCGGGATCAGCGACGTCGCGTCGGTGTACGTCGCATGCTGGGCGCCCCGCAGCACCAGATCCCGGTGCCAGCCGTCGCTGTGCTCCCACAACGCGCGCCAGGACGGCACGTTCGTACGGTCGTCGCCGTCCATGCCCATCAGGAGGAACGGCCCGTCCACTCCGTCGCGGGCCACCGAGGACAGCTCCCCCTCGTCATGGTCGTCCGACACATGGGCGAGAACTCCGTCCAGATCCGCCGCCGCCGCGATGCGTCCGTCGTCATGCATCGTCTGCAGCGCCGCGAAGCCGCCGGCCGACTGCCCGAACATGCCGATCGGTGCGCGCTC encodes the following:
- a CDS encoding ABC transporter permease; translated protein: MSALGRVVRSGVGRRRVQTLVIGLATMMAVAASVLGGSLLVVSGAPFDDAFARQHGAHLSVQFDAGKVSAGRLSRSKDLERVSGASGPFRTATLTPQADESGPGWPMTVVGRRDPGRDVDELALLHGRWATRSGEVVLSADSWLIPTLGRKVTFPDLPGGPTLTVVGVARSVTQTADAWVAPSQMPALTAPGSGGYQMLYRFTDAGTAAQIAAGDKAVTASLPPGAALGEQSWLTVKKSAERDTALYVPFLVAFGALGLVMSALIVGNVVASAVGKGTRRIGVLKAVGFTPAQVVRAYVGQALIPAAVGAALGVIAGHVLAVPVLAETEDVYGASSLAIAPWADLAVIAGVLGLVAATAWASAWRAGRLRTVDALAVGRTASAGRGRWAARLAGRLPVPQPVALGLARPFARPARALAMGTAILFGAIAVTFTVGMSATLGQVMKAKAHDAADVVVPAPLPDFGPRPAGTQKRPEADPAAIAAAVEAAAGTGRYYSAATVRAAVSGLTGTIDLVAFTGDSSWGGYTMVSGRWIDSPGEAVVPTPFLAATGARIGDTVTLTGLTEPVTVRIVGEVLDPRNDGMQVFTDVATLTAAHPDLTDTSHHIAVTSGTDVNGYVTELNKDLEPLGATARAGGLDAGGDMVVTLNALSLILTMMLVAVAALGVLNGVLLDTRERVREIGVHKALGMTPRQTVTMVITSVVVTGLTAGALGVPLGVALHGWVLPAMGDSVGLRLPDSVIAVYHRAELLPLALGGLLIAALGALLPAGWAARARTSTALRTE
- a CDS encoding sensor histidine kinase produces the protein MAPETDSAGLCGGDNGPVTDVRTTLERLRVAAHQTLRDAGHPSGPPLRPTRRAWQFDALMALALGIVTVYYGIDNADNVVVREISPGVERVLPRPNGPGGMAFMVTLAVIASGGVALRRRYPLAVLCVVTAATLATPQSVLRLTFYAFVIAVYSAAVYSPYRVAALAALPVSVLLVSTAGNSVTPIVPNEYIALLILVPMAVAAVGLRTWKLRTDESRTRLASLEREQAEALRRAVDHERARIARELHDVVTHNVSVVIIQAGAARKIMKTSPEQAGEALLAVEAGGRAAMTELRHVMGLLTMADEGEERGGGPDLDGPAAELSPQPGLDQLEMLVGRVRATGLHVDLTVTGPPQRADVDRRRVPQRRPVRPKGQPEHTSAPRSRRSGRSLCGRRLRARARGGWCVSWFSSWAADSSRWRSRCPSSSRTPRCRRP
- a CDS encoding response regulator transcription factor → MHHKILVVEDDHALRDVLRRGLLDEDFAPVLAADGATALRLATDSIAAVVLDVGLPDADGRDVCQALRANGFAAPVIFLTARHHLTDRLSGFSAGADDYLPKPFHFAELVARLRAALKRAGPPAVAAAGDMVLDATRHSARVGDVHVDLSPTEFRLLGTLVGAYGSIVSRRDLVRAAWPDGAQVSDNTLDQYLSRLRRKLREVGSDLSLTTARGIGHRLS